From the Thermococcus sp. 21S7 genome, the window GTGTTCACGTCATCATCCGTAAACTTTCAGTTTGCTTGCTAATCGTCATCGCCCCGAAAAACTACTCGACCGGCTTTTTAAACCTCCCGGGCAAAGGTTTTTACGATGAATCTCACCTCATTCAAATGGTGATGTACATGATTCGCGCATCCAGACGTGCCATGGGTATTGAGTACGCCATCAGGGACGTTGTTCTTCCAGCAAGGGAGCTTGAGAAGAAGGGGATAAAGGTCATCCGCCTGAACATAGGCGACCCCGGAAAGTACGACTTCCAGCCGCCGGAGCACATGAGGGAGGCCTACTGTCGTGCCATAAAGGAAGGCCACAACTACTACGGTCCGAGCGAAGGCCTCCCAGAACTCAGGGAGGCTATAGTTGAGAGGGAGAAGAGGAAGAACGGCGTGGAGGTAACGCCGGAGGACGTTCGCGTCACCGCCGCCGTTACCGAGGCGCTTCAGTTCGTCTTTGGCGGCCTCCTCGACCCGGGCGACAACATCCTCGTTCCAAGCCCCAGCTATCCGCCCTACGTCGGCCTCGTCAAATTCTACGGCGCCGAGCCGAGGGAGTACATGACGGTCGAGGAGGACGGCTGGCAGCCGGACATCGATGACATAAGGCGGAACATAGATGAGAAAACGAAGGCCATAGCACTCATAAACCCGAACAATCCAACGGGAGCGCTCTACGAGAAGAAGACCGTGAAGGCGGTTCTCGACCTTGCCGGCGAGTACGACCTGCCCGTAATCAGCGACGAGATATACGACCTCATGACCTACGAGGGGAAGCACGTTTCTCCGGGTTCACTCACCAAGGATGTTCCGGTTATAGTCATGAACGGCCTCTCGAAGGTTTACTTCGCCACCGGCTGGCGCCTCGGCTACCTCTACTACGTTGACCCGGAGGGCAAGCTCGAAGAGGTCAGGGAGGCAATAGACAAGCTCGCGCGCATAAGGGTCTGTCCGAACACACCCGCCCAGCTTGCGGCGATAGCGGGCATGACGGGTCCGATGGACTACCTCGAAGAATACATGAGAAAGCTCCGTGAGAGGAGGGACTACGTCTACAAGCGCCTCCAGGAGATACCTGGCGTGAGCACCCAGAAACCGCAGGGTGCCTTCTACGTCTTCCCGCGCATTGAGGAGCGTTCGAAGTGGAAGAGCGACAAGGAGTTCGTCCTCGACGCACTCAACGAAGCCCACGTACTCTTCGTCCACGGCTCCGGCTTCGGAAAGGCCGGGGACTGGCACTTCAGGATAGTCTTCCTGCCGCCGGTTGAGATACTGGAGGAGGCCATGAACAACTTCGAGGCCTTCATGAGGAAGAGGCTTTCCGAGTGAGCCCTTCTTTTTAACCTTCTTGAGCCGCTAAAAATTTGGATTTTGGACGTTTCACCCTCCCGACACCACGGGGATTACCTCGACCTCGACCCCGTCATCGATCCTCTCGTCCTCCAAGGCCACCCTGCCGTTAATCCTCGCTATTGCACTCTCTGTGTTGAAGCCGACTTTGTGGAGTACGTCCGTGACCGTCATGCCCTTTTCCCACTCAATCTCCCTCTCGACGCCCCTGCCGAGAACCTTTACCCTGATCATCATTCACCACCGGCTCGGTGTTGCCCCTCCTCCTTTATAAATCGAGCGGCACTTCGCCCGGCCCTCCCCTCCAAAAAACTTAAAAACCCTCCCCGGCTCATATAACCTGGGCACGGGAGTGCCGCGGTAGCCTAGCCTGGTAGGGCGCCGGCCTGCTAAGCCGGTGGCCGTTGGCCACAGGGGTTCAAATCCCCTCCGCGGCGCCAAAATCTTTCTGGGGTTCAATGCCGGGATAGCCTAGAGGTGAGGCGGTGGACTGCAGATCCGCTTTACGGGGGTTCGAATCCCCCTCCCGGCTCCACAACAAATCTCTTATGCGGAGGATAAACGGCTCAGTGCTGTATTCTCACGGTCTCATGATTCTATCTGCGAGCGCTTTCTGAACGTCCCGAGCCTTGAACCTGATCACATGAGAACTTGCACTGGAAGTTCTTTTTTTGGGGTTCTGTGTTTGAAAAGTAGCGGGGGAATGATTCCAAAGAAAAGTTGTTGGGTGTCCGCCCGGGGGCGGACAAAAGGGAAGAGAGGTTCAGCCGAAGAGGGCACCGAGACCGGCGAGGGCCTCCTCCTCGCTGGCCTCCTCTTCCTCTTCCTCCTCTTCCTCAGCGGCGGCCTCAGCCGGGGCCTCGGCAGCCGGAGCAGCGGCAACGGCAACCGGGGCGGCAACCGGCATGGCGGCCTTCTCGATGACCTCGTCGATGTTGACGCCCTCAAGGGCGGCAACGAGGGCCTTTATCCTGGCCTCGTCCGGGCTGACACCAGCGGCCTCAAGGATGGCCTTGAGGTTCTCCTCGGTTATCTCCTTACCAGCGGCGTGGAGCAGCAGAGCGGCATACACGTACTCCATTTTTCGCACCTCCAATCATCTTCATTTTTTTCATTCATTTCACACGGATTTGTTCAGGGATACGAGGGAAATGGAAAGTTCAGCCGAAGAGCGCGCCCAGTCCTGCGAGCGCGTCCTCCTCGGAGGCTTCCTCTTCTTCCTCCTCTTCCTCCTCAGCCTCTTCAACCTTCTCCTCCTGAGGCTGAGCGGCAACGGCTATTTGTGCCTGTTGGTTTAAAAGCTCTTTGGTCTTCTCGTCGAGCAGGTCCTCAGGCAGCTCCTGGGCTATGAGCAGGACTGCACGCAGAGCCCTGCCAAAGATGTCCTCGACTGTCTCTGGGGTGACGTAGCCAGCCTCCACAGCGACGTTCTTCGCGCCGAGGAAGGCCTTCTGGATGATAGCCTCGATGGTCTGGCTCGTCGGGTAGGCGGTGTTGACCGACAGGTTGAACGCGTGCATGTAGGCCTGCTGGAGCAGGTTAATGTACTCGCTCTCGTCGATCGCTAGAACGTCCGGGGTGTAGACGATTCCGTCCTCGTAGGCCGCGAGCAGGTTGAGACCGACCTCAAGCGGCTCGATTCCGAGCGCGTTGAGGATTCTCGCGAGCTGGTCGGTGATGACCTCACCGGCCTTGAGGACGGTGTAGTCCTTCTGGATGCTGACCTTACCCTTCTCGATTCTCGCGGGTATGCCAAGAGTCTGCATCTCACCGACGAGCGGGCCCGGTGAGATTGAGGTCGGACCGGCTGGAATCACGACGTCCTTGGGAACCGCGACGCCTGGCTTCGCTGGAGCCGGGGTCTTGCTCTCCTCAAGGAGCTTGTAGAGCTTGAATGGGTTCATCTCGGTGGCGAGGATTCCGGCTCCGCCCTGGATGTGGTCGATGAGCTTCTCAAGGTCAGGATTGTTGAGCTCCTGTGCGGCCCTCTTTATGGCGAGCTCTATGAGGGTGTTCCTGCTGACCCTGAGGAGCGCCTTGCCCCTGAGCTTCTCACGCATCTTGCTGAGCGGGTAAGCCGGGACGTTGGCGACGTCAACGAGAGCTATCACTGGGTGGCTCTTGATGATGTTGGCGAGCTCTTCAACTTCCTTCTTCTTCCACTCGGCAACGTGGGCCATCTTCCTCACCTCTCCACCTTAACTGCCGGTCCCATGGTGGTCTTGACGTACACTGACTTAACTTGGTTCTCGCCGCGCTCCAGCTTGTTGATGATGGCGTTGAGAACGGCTTCTGCGTTCTCCGCCAGCTTCTCGTCGTCCATGTCCTCGGTTCCGATCCTGGCGTGAACGACCGGGTTGTTCTTGAGCTGCAGCCTGACGGTCCTCTTGAGCCTGGCAACTATCGGTTCGAGGTTGGTCATGGTCGGCGGAACTACCTGCGGCATCTTGTTCCTCGGACCGAGGTACCTACCGAGGTACCTACCGATCTTCGGCATCAGCGGGGCCGCCGCTATGAAGAAGTCGTAGTTCTTCGCGAGCTTCCTGGCTTCCCTTGGACTCTTGGCAAGTTCCTCAAGCTGCTCTCCACTAATCACATCAAGCCCGAGCTTTTTAGCCGCCTCGGCAACGGCACCATCAGCGATGACCGCGATTTTGGGCTCCTTCCCACGACCGTGGGGCAGCACAACCTCAAGCTTAAACCTGTTCTCCGGCTTGCGGAGGTCGATATCCTTGAGGTTGACTGCCATCTCGACGGTCTGTGTGAAGTTGCGCGGCTTAGCCCGGGCCTTCGCCTCCTTCACCGCTTCCACGATTTTCTGCCTGTCAAAGGCCATTTACAGCCCTCCTTTCGTTTTTGATTTAAGCAACGAAAAGTCAAAAATGCGTAAAAAGAGGGATTTTTAAACTTTTCCCTCACTCCTCGGCGTTGGCGAAAATCTCGTCGTAAACGCCTTCGTCAATCTCCTTCTGGACTTCCCGGGGGTCCTTGCCCTCGACAGTGACGCCCATGCTGAGGGCGGTGCCGATGACCTCCTTCGCCGCGGCCTTAATGTCGGCCGCGAGCATCTGCTCCTGCTTGGCCTTCGCTATCCTGATGACCTGCTCCATGGTCAGGTTCCCGACCGGGCTGTGGCCGGGCTCGCTGGAGCCCTTCGGAGCGCCAAGCTCCTTCTTAATGAGCTGGCTGACCGGCGGGACACCGACCTCGATCTCGAAGGTCTTCTTCTTCGGGTCGGTGACGATGATCTTGACGGGAACCTGCATTCCCTCAAAGTCCTTGGTGGCCTTGTTTATCTCGTCAACGACCTGCTTGACGTTGAGTCCGAGCGGACCGATGGCGGGACCGAGCGGGGGTCCGGGTGAAGCCTTTCCTCCCTCAACGAGCACCTCAACAACCTGTGCCATTTTTCTCACCTCTGTCTGTTGACCGTTCACTCCTTCTGGCGTTTGCTTATAAGTCTAACGTATTCGCCCCTCACCGTGACCGGAATCGGGACGATTGAGCCTATGAGTTCGACGACTATCTCGTCCTTGGCTTCGTCGACCCTGACGACCTTAGCCTTCTCCCCCTTGAACGGTCCTGCAATGAGCTCGACTATGTCGCCGGGTTCGAAGCCGCTGACGGCCGGTTTCTCCTCAAGGAAGTGCTCTATCTCCTCAAACCTGACCTCGCCCGGAAGGGTGCCCTTCGCGTGGCGTATGCCCTTTATGGCCTCGTCGACGGCGCTCTTGTTGGGCGCCTCGACGAATATGTAACCCTTCACCTTGGACGGGGCGAGTATAGCGTAGACGGGCAGGTTATACGTTTTAATCTTGCTGTATATCAGCTTGGCCGTGGTCTCTTCCTGGCCTACGGTGACGCGTACTGTAAATATCCTGCTGTCGCTCATCTCTATCACCCGTTGCTGGCTCAAGAGCCAGTGATAAGGTAGCCGAACAGACGAATAACAAGGCCGATGAGGCCGATTAGGATCATTCCGATGCCGGTAATCTTTGCCGCCATCTTAAATTCCTTCATTCCCGGCTTTTTTGTGACCATCAAAACCCTCCGCGACTCCGCGAAGAAGCTTTTAAGCTTTTCCGTGGTTGTTGCCACTCCCGTCACCTCGCTAAATTTTGAAAATGAAAGGGTCATCAAAGCTCCTCAAGGTCGAGCTTAATAACTTTTCTCTCCGATTCCTCTGGATAGTAGACGGTCTCCTCCTCGGCAACGGCGTAGGGTGAGCTGACTCCTGTGACAACTATTAGGATTCTTATCATCTTCCCCAAGTCTTCATCGAGCTGGATGCCCCAGATGACCTGCGCCTCGGGGTCGAGCTTGCTCGTGACGAGCTCAATAATCTGCTGGGCCTCCTCAAGCTTGACGTCGCTTCCGCTGATGCTTATGAGGGCACCCTTGGCGCCGCTTATGTCGACGTCGAGGAGCGGGCTGT encodes:
- a CDS encoding pyridoxal phosphate-dependent aminotransferase — translated: MIRASRRAMGIEYAIRDVVLPARELEKKGIKVIRLNIGDPGKYDFQPPEHMREAYCRAIKEGHNYYGPSEGLPELREAIVEREKRKNGVEVTPEDVRVTAAVTEALQFVFGGLLDPGDNILVPSPSYPPYVGLVKFYGAEPREYMTVEEDGWQPDIDDIRRNIDEKTKAIALINPNNPTGALYEKKTVKAVLDLAGEYDLPVISDEIYDLMTYEGKHVSPGSLTKDVPVIVMNGLSKVYFATGWRLGYLYYVDPEGKLEEVREAIDKLARIRVCPNTPAQLAAIAGMTGPMDYLEEYMRKLRERRDYVYKRLQEIPGVSTQKPQGAFYVFPRIEERSKWKSDKEFVLDALNEAHVLFVHGSGFGKAGDWHFRIVFLPPVEILEEAMNNFEAFMRKRLSE
- a CDS encoding MoaD/ThiS family protein; its protein translation is MIRVKVLGRGVEREIEWEKGMTVTDVLHKVGFNTESAIARINGRVALEDERIDDGVEVEVIPVVSGG
- the rpl12p gene encoding 50S ribosomal protein P1, encoding MEYVYAALLLHAAGKEITEENLKAILEAAGVSPDEARIKALVAALEGVNIDEVIEKAAMPVAAPVAVAAAPAAEAPAEAAAEEEEEEEEEASEEEALAGLGALFG
- a CDS encoding 50S ribosomal protein L10, with protein sequence MAHVAEWKKKEVEELANIIKSHPVIALVDVANVPAYPLSKMREKLRGKALLRVSRNTLIELAIKRAAQELNNPDLEKLIDHIQGGAGILATEMNPFKLYKLLEESKTPAPAKPGVAVPKDVVIPAGPTSISPGPLVGEMQTLGIPARIEKGKVSIQKDYTVLKAGEVITDQLARILNALGIEPLEVGLNLLAAYEDGIVYTPDVLAIDESEYINLLQQAYMHAFNLSVNTAYPTSQTIEAIIQKAFLGAKNVAVEAGYVTPETVEDIFGRALRAVLLIAQELPEDLLDEKTKELLNQQAQIAVAAQPQEEKVEEAEEEEEEEEEASEEDALAGLGALFG
- a CDS encoding 50S ribosomal protein L1 — protein: MAFDRQKIVEAVKEAKARAKPRNFTQTVEMAVNLKDIDLRKPENRFKLEVVLPHGRGKEPKIAVIADGAVAEAAKKLGLDVISGEQLEELAKSPREARKLAKNYDFFIAAAPLMPKIGRYLGRYLGPRNKMPQVVPPTMTNLEPIVARLKRTVRLQLKNNPVVHARIGTEDMDDEKLAENAEAVLNAIINKLERGENQVKSVYVKTTMGPAVKVER
- a CDS encoding 50S ribosomal protein L11, translated to MAQVVEVLVEGGKASPGPPLGPAIGPLGLNVKQVVDEINKATKDFEGMQVPVKIIVTDPKKKTFEIEVGVPPVSQLIKKELGAPKGSSEPGHSPVGNLTMEQVIRIAKAKQEQMLAADIKAAAKEVIGTALSMGVTVEGKDPREVQKEIDEGVYDEIFANAEE
- a CDS encoding transcription elongation factor Spt5, producing MSDSRIFTVRVTVGQEETTAKLIYSKIKTYNLPVYAILAPSKVKGYIFVEAPNKSAVDEAIKGIRHAKGTLPGEVRFEEIEHFLEEKPAVSGFEPGDIVELIAGPFKGEKAKVVRVDEAKDEIVVELIGSIVPIPVTVRGEYVRLISKRQKE
- a CDS encoding protein translocase SEC61 complex subunit gamma — encoded protein: MATTTEKLKSFFAESRRVLMVTKKPGMKEFKMAAKITGIGMILIGLIGLVIRLFGYLITGS